Proteins encoded within one genomic window of Dyadobacter chenhuakuii:
- a CDS encoding chemotaxis protein CheB, with translation MNSAKDESLSLVLMGGSSGSFVILEDIIKLLKGPISFAVIFVLHRGRYSSSVLPDLFKTKTDVHMSEPHHLDPITSNTIYFALPDYHLLVGEDHRFYYDHTEPDFFSRPSIDATFMSAAMSGIPLKAAMLFSGSSQDGAAGLKLLAEKGCPTYVQSPAFAEFPRMPEEALLKYQKHKLLEENGFYETISDLLS, from the coding sequence ATGAACAGCGCGAAAGATGAATCGCTGAGTCTTGTACTAATGGGCGGCTCGTCGGGAAGCTTTGTGATCCTGGAAGACATTATTAAACTTTTAAAGGGACCGATCTCGTTTGCCGTTATTTTCGTATTGCATAGGGGAAGATACAGTTCATCGGTGTTGCCTGATTTATTTAAAACAAAAACCGATGTTCACATGAGCGAACCGCATCATCTTGATCCGATTACCTCGAACACGATTTACTTTGCATTGCCGGATTATCATCTTCTGGTCGGAGAGGATCATCGGTTCTACTACGATCACACAGAGCCGGACTTTTTTTCACGACCGTCCATTGACGCGACATTTATGTCTGCGGCAATGTCAGGCATTCCCCTGAAAGCCGCTATGCTGTTTTCAGGGTCAAGCCAGGATGGAGCCGCGGGATTAAAACTCCTGGCCGAAAAGGGCTGTCCGACCTATGTGCAAAGTCCGGCGTTTGCGGAATTTCCGCGCATGCCGGAAGAAGCATTATTAAAATATCAAAAACACAAGCTGTTAGAGGAGAATGGGTTTTACGAAACGATCAGCGATCTACTTTCATAG
- a CDS encoding response regulator, translating into MENTKILLLDDREENLISLKAILSRDDIEIYSTTSANEALRIVWENEIAVALVDVQMPGMDGFEFAETLLSNPKTKEILIVFVTAISKETTYAVRGLKTGAIDYLYKPLDPYITNAKVDSLIRLARSQKEIRDKNKLLENYATIILNSPDIIATVEPETGNIISINPSVEKILGISPSHLVGTTILDLLVEPGNASLREVLVRKSYVGGETIVVEDRFFGRLRQPVWLELRIMYKNRLLFVNLHDVEKRKEHERALIDAQSLAEKARKAKESFLANMSHEIRTPLNGIIGLGNLLSATPLDASQRDLIDMLRQSSGSLLNILNDILDISKIDEGKFSIIPTSTDLRVLGKGIIDLMRFKADEKKLNLSLAIDQNLPECVMADGMRLNQILLNLVGNALKFTQEGGVVCRVDLISETQFGHKIKFSVDDTGIGMSEEHLANIFSEYGQASENTSHQYGGTGLGLTISQKLVRLMGSELEVNSKSNKGSQFFFTLILPDANEKSVEPKPSVAFQDLPPFTGKTVLVAEDNPINALLLKKYLKTWLLDATMVLNGREAIDALREKKYDLIIMDTRMPEMDGFQAASFARKQLMIQTPILSLSATVLPEEIQQALASGMNDTLSKPFEPEKLHRKIAALLGEE; encoded by the coding sequence ATGGAAAACACAAAAATTCTGCTGCTCGACGACCGTGAAGAAAACCTCATTTCGTTGAAAGCGATTCTAAGCAGGGATGATATCGAGATTTACTCCACAACTTCTGCCAACGAAGCATTGCGCATAGTATGGGAAAATGAGATTGCGGTGGCACTTGTCGACGTCCAGATGCCTGGTATGGATGGTTTTGAATTTGCAGAAACCTTGCTTTCCAATCCGAAGACCAAAGAAATTCTGATCGTTTTTGTGACCGCCATTTCGAAAGAAACAACCTATGCGGTGCGCGGGCTCAAAACCGGCGCGATCGATTATCTGTACAAACCGCTGGACCCTTATATAACCAATGCAAAGGTCGACTCGCTGATCAGGCTGGCCAGGAGCCAGAAAGAGATTCGTGACAAGAACAAATTACTTGAAAATTACGCAACGATCATTCTCAATTCCCCCGACATTATTGCAACCGTTGAACCGGAAACGGGCAACATTATATCTATTAACCCATCAGTTGAAAAAATTCTTGGAATATCTCCCAGTCACCTGGTAGGAACCACAATCCTGGATCTGCTGGTAGAACCTGGAAATGCTTCTTTACGTGAGGTTTTGGTTAGGAAGAGCTACGTAGGTGGGGAAACCATCGTTGTGGAAGACCGGTTCTTCGGGCGGTTAAGACAACCTGTCTGGCTCGAATTGCGCATTATGTATAAAAACAGGCTCCTGTTTGTAAACCTGCATGATGTAGAAAAAAGGAAAGAGCATGAAAGAGCATTAATCGACGCACAAAGTCTTGCCGAGAAAGCCCGGAAGGCGAAGGAATCATTTCTTGCAAACATGAGCCACGAAATACGTACACCGCTTAACGGTATCATCGGGCTGGGGAATCTGCTCAGCGCAACACCCCTCGACGCATCCCAGCGCGACCTGATCGACATGCTGCGCCAGTCGTCCGGATCCCTGCTCAACATTCTCAATGACATTCTGGATATATCCAAAATTGACGAAGGGAAATTCTCTATTATCCCGACGTCCACTGACCTCCGTGTGCTCGGTAAAGGGATTATTGACCTGATGCGCTTTAAAGCAGATGAGAAAAAGCTGAACCTCAGCCTGGCTATCGATCAAAATCTTCCGGAATGCGTCATGGCCGACGGAATGCGCCTGAACCAGATTTTGCTGAACCTGGTGGGCAATGCATTAAAGTTCACACAGGAAGGCGGAGTCGTTTGCCGTGTGGATCTGATCTCAGAAACGCAGTTTGGCCACAAGATTAAATTCAGCGTCGACGATACGGGCATAGGCATGTCTGAGGAGCACCTTGCCAATATTTTCTCGGAGTACGGACAAGCTTCTGAAAACACGTCGCATCAATACGGAGGAACGGGCCTTGGACTGACAATTTCTCAAAAGCTCGTGCGGCTGATGGGCAGCGAGCTGGAAGTGAACAGCAAATCCAATAAGGGAAGCCAGTTCTTCTTCACCTTAATCCTGCCGGATGCCAATGAAAAAAGCGTTGAGCCAAAACCTTCGGTAGCATTCCAGGATTTGCCGCCATTTACGGGGAAGACAGTCCTGGTAGCCGAGGATAATCCGATCAACGCATTGCTTTTGAAAAAATACCTGAAAACCTGGTTATTGGATGCGACCATGGTTTTGAATGGCCGGGAAGCCATTGATGCATTGAGGGAAAAAAAATATGACCTGATCATTATGGATACAAGAATGCCCGAAATGGATGGCTTTCAGGCCGCAAGCTTTGCCCGGAAGCAGCTGATGATTCAAACGCCGATTCTTTCGCTTTCGGCCACGGTGTTGCCTGAGGAAATTCAGCAGGCCCTGGCATCGGGTATGAATGATACATTATCCAAGCCATTTGAGCCGGAAAAATTGCACCGGAAGATTGCCGCCTTGCTGGGAGAGGAATAG